From the Senegalimassilia faecalis genome, one window contains:
- a CDS encoding 4Fe-4S dicluster domain-containing protein, with the protein MGDHLSITRRGALAAAGAVASMFAVGGAAYALEGEDRGLLRPPGAQDEAHFRATCLKCNRCETACPQCCLRTGVLEDGVLNWRTPIMDFHRGLCDFCGACEDVCPAGSIVGAHDPSQIIGVAVVDRERCIAWIQGGCQVCAGACPYGAITMDDANRPIVDQAKCNGCGACENACPSNSYLTFTGGADRGINVRAAGKEA; encoded by the coding sequence ATGGGCGATCATCTGAGCATCACGCGCCGCGGTGCGCTTGCGGCGGCGGGCGCGGTTGCAAGCATGTTCGCGGTCGGTGGCGCGGCGTACGCGCTTGAAGGCGAGGACCGTGGGCTGCTGCGTCCGCCCGGCGCGCAGGACGAAGCGCATTTCCGCGCTACGTGCCTGAAATGCAATCGGTGCGAAACCGCCTGCCCGCAGTGCTGCCTGCGCACGGGCGTGCTTGAGGACGGCGTGCTGAATTGGCGTACTCCCATCATGGATTTCCATCGCGGGCTGTGCGACTTTTGCGGCGCGTGCGAAGACGTGTGCCCGGCGGGCTCCATTGTTGGCGCACACGACCCGTCGCAGATCATCGGCGTGGCGGTAGTGGACCGCGAACGATGCATCGCGTGGATCCAGGGCGGTTGCCAAGTGTGCGCCGGCGCATGCCCCTACGGCGCCATAACCATGGATGACGCGAACCGTCCCATTGTTGACCAGGCGAAATGCAACGGCTGCGGCGCATGTGAGAACGCGTGCCCGTCGAACAGCTACCTCACGTTCACCGGCGGCGCCGATCGCGGCATCAACGTTCGAGCAGCAGGGAAGGAGGCCTAG